The Medicago truncatula cultivar Jemalong A17 chromosome 7, MtrunA17r5.0-ANR, whole genome shotgun sequence genome includes the window ccagttcgaatccataagaacaactcgcactttccaatatccccaagagagttaccagttcgaatccataagaacaactcacgtttgtccagtaacctctatcccctgtgaagtgaccagttcgaatccataagaacaactcgcagttgtctgtttgtttcatccccggtcaagtggctagtttgaatccaagaacagcttgtacctgtccaacttgtttctagtttcccgttactctgctattcactatctttgtcaatgtctaccaatcccgcaatggatacgacatattttgttaattccaatccccatgaggtcttgcattcataatccaaatgatgcatggcatgcatattatttgaaaatgggtaggcgtatttttacgtccaaacacagtgcaaatgctaatatttaagtatcttcgtcctgtcaagccaaagactccgtctcttgactctccagacaaagaaacttaaataggggcagctgttataccctgtttttggacctaaaaatactgggcccaatttcatttcaaactttgtcaaaaatcGAATTTcaaactgcacagttcaaattgtctctgctacgcagtgttttcaatcacagtttcacctatgtttttcttgcataaaaccttttgaaatatctttacttgtcttgtaagtcattcaaaagtgtctctgaatcattacattgctttttctacagtttatttcaaaatttgcaaaaagtcatacagaagggtattttggtcatttcctgcagtgggacccattttcatctctgtgactgtctctgagtcttttcagattgttttttacatttcatcagtaaaccttgttaagttcatttcaaacttgcatctgagtcagtgtcaagtcaatttgagtctgtttaggtcaattttagccctaggggcattttggtcatttcacataaaattttggcatggggaggttactttgaagtacctcatttaggccattggttcgttttagtccgttttgtcaattttattttttgtttcactttacgtttggtcgaattatgtttttattcaaattttatttttaattgcattttggtccctcaattgaggtcccaaaattgcatttttgtccaaactgttttttgtttatttcatttcaagttttttttaattttgcagtttagtccttaaaattcttatttttgcaaaaaggtCCAAAGTCCATTTtaagtccaaggccgtgccCCTCCCATACAAAtccagatgtcacaattccattggctcaagtgtacacatgtcaactatataaacagtgagtcagattcaaagccattaatcccacgccacatcacaaacacctTCCAACTCTTTTTTCCATTTCTCaaagatcaaaacagaaaaatttcccagaatcatcaagaacgttcaaaccctaaccgtttctgaACCAATTCCGAATCAATCCAAATCAGTtcaaatcaatccaaatcaactcaaatcagtacagaatcaacaagatctttgcaattctcagagattctgcatcgaatcttcatcatcgaattgagTTTCTTCGCAATCCAAAGTGAGAATTCGCCATTGGCGAACTCCAGCACTGATCACGAAGGTTTCGAGAGcgtgaaaagaagaaagaaagaagcagaatctggaccggtgaagcagacgaagaatcactgatttattttcagtgttAAAACCAAGAATCAACAACACAGAAAGCGCAGAATCAAGTTTCCCGGAGAaactcaacagaatctccatcacaaacatcaggtaaaactcagaacctcgttttcaaaataaaatcgtAGTTAAACCtgaaaaatcacgcaagcatatcaaaaaaatttccagaatcacaaaccgtaaccgtaaccgtaaccgtaaagACGCAAATCTcgcttttctcttttcaaaaaaagcatcaacgcaagcgaatcgttacagatcaagaaggataaaaaaggatttgatccaagaaagtttcaaagaaaaaaagagtttcaaaaccgtgacataaaacctcagatctacaacgattcagaCCTTGCATGCGAAATCTAATGCCATATTCttgtttagaacgaaaaaggatgtcttaatctgtaaaagtttttgaaaacgGTGGAGTTTCTCgcctccggtgcggcggcgccgccctgttgggccggcaagccaccacaccggagcggcgaagctcaccggagaagacaaccggaggagaggagagaggtgagagcttctctcactaggtttagggttagagagagagagaggagaaggaaaaatggactggaccggccctgtaatccttttataagcagctgaaccggaccggtccagctcTGGTTCGTTCCCttcaatctagaccgttggatctagggttccatctcctggatcaatccaacggtccctgcgTTTTCCTGTGTTTTGactttgggctttgggtttgggcctaagATTCCATACGTTTTTTGCTCCTTTGTGCTATTTACACCTTTTTTCTGTGCTATTGGAACCTGTGCCTTGaccaaaattttgataaaaattcctAGATTTTTTAGGTATACGTTGTGTTGATTTCTTATTGtttctatgacatttttgcatgtTGAGCTTGATAAAAGTATTGCATGATTAATTCATGGCATTTTAATTCCTTTTGGATCATTTGCCATGAgtttttcattgtatttttatccttaATGTGTTAATATGTGATAATAATCTTTTGATATGTTGATGTGAGATGTTTATGCCTATAATCACATGTTGATCTTGCtgttttgaattgtttttttttttttttttttttatcttgactTTGTTATACATCGTGCTTGCTAGATTCTCATGTTGCATACTCATTTGGCACATTTTGCATCTTTCCAATTATACTTTTTCCTTGTTgaactaacattttgttccccATGTGATTTCACTCCTAGCATTTCActacctcctccactttctttagcttagcattcatttttgcaagttttgattcatttagtgatgtaatttgttatcattggtttgtagcttggcaaaggggccatagaatgtatttaggggatttttgtaatatggactatggacactatgacgcaccgacacgcacacactcaccttagatgtatgcataggattgtatggttaggtgaatgcttaggttttaaacgcttagagaaaatccatcttttttttcaaaaaaaacaattgaacttcacttcaaaaattttcataataaatatgaagtcaacacttcattttttttcctttctttttttcttaagaaaaattcaattcatcttaatcatttagactttcttttaatcactaatcaaacctcacttttttgctaaatctaatgctcatgaagcctcccaatctccttcttcaaaaccattttcaaaacttaaaaccaaacaattaaaacaaaaaacaagtctttttagcaagaactacgccggttttgatcccgtaaaacggtacgtaggcaatgagtcaaaactcatccaagccgaaataaaaatcaaattctacctcttctcacctccattcttaactaatcacaccttcttttttacaaataagcaataaaattaaagcgtagaaataaacttaggaaagcggttcttatggaataccataatcgctccgggtgcctaacaccttcccgtagcgaaaacgacccccgaatccggaaactcaagggtttttctccttttacccttcccaagaaaaaagagggatatcaacggtcaaaaggttcaagtccaattaatggcttggcacccaaaaaccacgATAACACTcgttttaatagaaaaaaatttatCGACTACACTATTtaaccaatatatatatatatatagacacacatatGCGGTAATATGACGATTGTTGTGAAAATTATGGATTGTAATCATTAGATTGAATCTTGTAAGATTGAAAATTGCAGCAACAAATATAATTGAAAACTGCATAAGAAATtgcaacaaacacaaacaaacagaTTAGAGAATCTGAATcttattttcttctaaaaaaataaatattctgaATCTGAttggatttttatatttttagatgaTCCAATCAcccgaaccaaaccaaaacctaTATCATcagtttagtttggtttgtttctacttcaaaaaattgattaaaattgaaTCGAATTGAACCATGTAGATTTTGTCGGTTTGAATAttctattgaatttttttcaatcaatttctAGAGATATCAGCAAGGAACAGAAAGTAAAGTTCCATGAAagagtttgaaatatttgtttacatgtattattatttttaattaaaaaatgagcaTTTGGTTTTGATTTAAGGACGATCATCACCTCTattctctttgaatttttttaccttttcaatgaatggaacaataaaTAATCTGAAACTCttgatattataaatttataatcatattgaatattatatatgatCATGCACATTTCACAAACACAACATAGCACAAGGTGCACCAATGTTACAACAACAAATTTATTTCCTCCattacaaataatttaaaaggcAAAGAAACCAACTGCGGCGACAGCAACAACAGCGGATACTTTCAGAGAAGAAGCATCACTAGCTTCATCAGCGGCGGGGGATGTAGGGCCGGCAGCAGGGCCGGAAACAGGAGGGACAGCCACAATAGGCTCCTCAGCCACTGGGGATTGGGCAGGAGGTGAATCAACAAAGAGGGGAGGAGCATCTGAGATTGTTGGGACATCTAATCCTGTAACTGGTCCTGATGCCTTTGGTGATTTCTTTactgaagatgaagatggagcTGGTGATTTCTTTTCTGAAGATGGAGCTGGTGAGTCCTTTGCTGATGACTTTGGTGATTCCTTTGCTGATGACTTTGGTGATGACTTTGGTGATGAAGCTGGGGCTTCAGCGGCCATAGCGACGCCAACAACGGCAACAAAGATGAGCGCGAGAACGAATACCTTAGAAGCCATTGTTGTTATTGTGTTGTTGTGTGTTTGTGTTGTTAGTATTTTCTCTAATGAAACAATATTAGAGAAAATACTAACAAGAATGAATGTGGTGAATTGGTTTGAGTAGTGAATACCGTTTTATAAGGTTAAGATTGTGAGAGAAGTTAGGGAAATTGTGGTGCAAGATTAGAGAGATAAATTAAGGTTTTGGAATTTGCGGTAAATTAATGGTGATGCATAGGGTTTGAATTGGAGCCAACGAGAGGAGATATATTTAGACATTTTGACTTGTGTTTTCCAATTGTCGCtttcaattttgtaaaatattgcAAATTATTAAGGCATCGAGTTGACGACTTTGATCGGTAAAtacttctttattttattttttttgtcaaatagcctagtggctagagctcacacaatttaattgtggagaagtgaagTGATCGGTAGATACTTCTATAAAATGGATTATTAATATTACTGGGATAATTATAAAAGCAAGGCTAATTCTCATATAAAAGCTAATAAACATGTGTTAAATGGACTATGATCTCAACGTTATTTCATGTAGGTTCCAATCAAttgagaaaaatggttttgatcATTTTCATGGTTATATATATACAACTTTCAAAACGGTAGGATTcatgcaaaaccaaaagtgttcAATAGAATTGTCAACACTCATTATATGATACAAGTGAGGGTGCACACAACTTACTAGCTAGGCCAGAGTGACtacataattaattaacatGCTTTAGTGAATAAGTGAAAATAAGACTTTGCTAAAACACCAAATTCAAATTTGTGCTATCATTCAAGGTATTCATTGTTGATTCCAACTTAaggcatttttaaaaaaaattaccattaaTCATGCAATTTGATTCAACACACAAACCATCTCAACCTAtgcttatgattttttttttttcatttgaaggcaatgttttaaaaaaaaaaattgagagataTAAGGGTTTAAGGATGACAAGTGAAGTTTTccttagtataattttttttttatgatgtttgaTTAGGATGCTAGATaatttgatgatgtttattgttccttttataatatttagcATATTTTATAGTACCTAGCAATCCATATTCTTAGGGTTCTTCAAAGTGTTTTGTGTGTCAAGTTTCATTTTGTGGCAAaacttttttctgtccctttgAATTGAATCATCTGGCATTgagttttatcatttttcttctttagtCTTGGCTTCTGATGATCATGTcaatttgaatcgattcatgaCTTTTTTATTCG containing:
- the LOC11439942 gene encoding classical arabinogalactan protein 11 — encoded protein: MASKVFVLALIFVAVVGVAMAAEAPASSPKSSPKSSAKESPKSSAKDSPAPSSEKKSPAPSSSSVKKSPKASGPVTGLDVPTISDAPPLFVDSPPAQSPVAEEPIVAVPPVSGPAAGPTSPAADEASDASSLKVSAVVAVAAVGFFAF